A window of the Nitrospirae bacterium YQR-1 genome harbors these coding sequences:
- a CDS encoding ATP-binding protein: MYKARYRRLKLIIMTLLMLLSSLFIGAMVILNHFWLKSRIYNETGDHLTWLVIVSIVSLMSFALVTYKITGVFVDRIKEADIKRETAMSEIEHSAKLASIGRLAAGVAHEINNPLSIISERAGLIKDIIEMSAENGTSSGFLNEMSRRESFYNLIKGIIDAVNRCRTITHRLLGFARRMDVAFEIIDINETISEVLSFLEREILFRSIGLVRNFSESIPSIVTDKGQVQQVILNIVNNAVDAVDKGGVIELTTMFKDSTGTVLVQISDNGPGVHAEQLKHIFEPFFTTKEKDKGTGLGLSISYGIIKKLGGDILVTSVPGKGTVFTVELPLKAEHKQDEAFVKD; the protein is encoded by the coding sequence ATGTATAAAGCAAGATACCGGCGTCTTAAACTTATCATAATGACCCTTTTGATGCTTCTTTCGAGCCTCTTCATAGGCGCCATGGTGATTCTAAATCACTTTTGGCTTAAGAGCCGTATTTATAATGAAACAGGGGATCATTTAACGTGGCTGGTTATAGTTTCTATAGTGAGTCTTATGTCTTTTGCACTTGTTACCTATAAGATAACAGGCGTGTTTGTGGATCGTATAAAAGAGGCTGACATTAAGCGTGAAACAGCCATGAGTGAAATAGAACACTCAGCAAAGCTTGCCTCTATCGGCAGGCTTGCCGCAGGTGTGGCACATGAGATAAACAATCCGCTCTCTATAATAAGTGAGCGGGCAGGGCTTATAAAAGATATAATTGAAATGTCGGCGGAAAATGGTACATCTTCCGGGTTTTTAAACGAGATGAGCCGGCGGGAGAGTTTTTATAACTTAATTAAGGGGATAATAGATGCCGTTAACCGTTGCCGCACTATAACGCACCGTTTACTGGGTTTTGCCCGTCGCATGGATGTAGCCTTTGAGATTATCGATATAAACGAAACCATATCGGAGGTATTAAGCTTTCTGGAGCGGGAAATCCTCTTTAGGAGCATTGGGCTTGTACGTAACTTTTCAGAGAGCATACCCAGCATAGTTACCGATAAGGGGCAGGTGCAGCAGGTGATATTAAACATTGTCAATAACGCTGTTGATGCTGTTGATAAGGGGGGAGTTATAGAGCTCACTACGATGTTTAAGGATAGCACCGGTACTGTGTTGGTACAAATATCCGACAATGGCCCGGGCGTGCATGCGGAGCAGTTGAAGCATATTTTTGAGCCGTTTTTCACAACTAAAGAAAAAGATAAGGGTACTGGACTTGGTCTTTCCATCTCTTATGGTATAATAAAAAAACTCGGCGGAGATATACTCGTAACAAGTGTCCCAGGCAAGGGAACAGTGTTTACTGTGGAGCTTCCTCTTAAGGCGGAGCACAAACAGGATGAGGCTTTTGTTAAGGACTAA